The region GACTGTCCGAGAGATGGTTCCTGACTGGGTGCTGGATCGCGCAGATGAAATTGTGATGAGTGATCTGTCCCCCGAGGCGCTTGCCACCAGGATGCGCCGTGGAGATATTTATCCACTCGATCGCACAGAGCGAGCGCTTTCCAACTTCTTTCGGAAGGGCAACTTGATCGCGCTGCGCGAAATGGCATTGCAGCGAGTTACCCGCGCCGTCGACCGGACCCTGGACGACTACGTAAAACTGAAGCAGTTAGGTGATCACTGGACTGTTGCCGAGAGAATCGCGGTTTGCGTGAGTGCCAGCCCCGCGGCACGGGACTTGATCGCAAGAGGAGCGAGGCTGGCCAAAGGCATGGACGCAGAGCTGTTCGTTCTTCATCTTGATAATGGTCGGAACATAGCCGAAGCGGTCTCCCGGACTCTTGAGGACAACCTTCAATTTGCTGAGAACCTGGGGGCGTAGGTCGTTCATCTTAAGGGTACGAACGTGGCTGAAGCGACCGCCCTCTTTGCGAAGGAGCATCGCATTACTCAAACCATCTTCGGCAGTTCCGCTCTGACTGGGCTGAAGAAGTACCTCTATTTCTGGGAGATCGCTCGCTTCCGGTCTTTAGCTCCGCATGTCGATCTACACATTGTGACCCCGGAAACGCCCTAGTTGCCCGTGCGACAGAGTAAGAGGAGGAAGCAAGCAGTCTTCAGCTCACTCCCTCCACGAGCTACGTTAGAAGTCAATCCGGAGTGCGGCTTGACCGGTTCTATTGCCCGCACTCTCCGCCGTTTGAGGACCCGTGAGTTGACCAAAGAGCAAATTGTCGATCGCGGTAACAGGAGGGGCAAAGTTGGTGTGATTGAGTATGTTTGTGAAGGTGGTCTCGAAGCGGGCATGCACCCGTTCCGTGATGGCAAACCGCTTCGCAATACCCAGGCT is a window of Granulicella tundricola MP5ACTX9 DNA encoding:
- a CDS encoding adenine nucleotide alpha hydrolase family protein; this encodes MAEATALFAKEHRITQTIFGSSALTGLKKYLYFWEIARFRSLAPHVDLHIVTPETP